A stretch of Brassica rapa cultivar Chiifu-401-42 chromosome A08, CAAS_Brap_v3.01, whole genome shotgun sequence DNA encodes these proteins:
- the LOC117127515 gene encoding uncharacterized mitochondrial protein AtMg00310-like translates to MLQYVLTAIPSYMMSCFELPLSLCKRIQSALTRFWWDSSSEKRSMCLVSWDNLAKPKVLGGLGLRDIQLFNQALLAKLAWRIITVPYCLLARVLKGKYCHKESFLNVNLPSTCSHGWRGILHGRNLLRDNIGNGYRKWSDHKRLKRFLDLP, encoded by the coding sequence ATGCTGCAATATGTCCTTACAGCTATACCATCCTACATGATGTCTTGTTTCGAGCTCCCTCTCAGCCTCTGCAAAAGAATACAATCAGCTTTAACTCGATTTTGGTGGGACTCTTCTAGTGAGAAAAGAAGTATGTGTTTGGTTTCATGGGACAACTTGGCAAAACCTAAGGTGTTGGGAGGTCTGGGACTACGAGACATCCAACTCTTCAACCAAGCTCTACTCGCAAAGCTAGCTTGGAGAATCATAACAGTTCCATACTGCCTCCTAGCCAGAGTCCTAAAGGGTAAATATTGCCATAAAGAGAGTTTCCTAAATGTGAATTTACCCTCTACTTGTTCCCACGGGTGGAGAGGGATTCTACATGGTCGAAATCTCCTACGAGACAATATTGGGAATGGCTATAGGAAATGGTCAGACCACAAGCGTCTGAAAAGATTCTTGGATCTCCCTTGA